The following are from one region of the Nostoc cf. commune SO-36 genome:
- a CDS encoding hydantoinase B/oxoprolinase family protein, with protein sequence MYTTTQPDPVRLEIFKNLYQFIAEQMGIVLQNTATSVNIKERLDFSCAIFDSSGLLVANAPHIPVHLGSMSESVRSLINDKGDTLKLGNVYLSNNPYNGGTHLPDVTAITPVFLENSENNPYPIPLFFVASRGHQADIGGITPGSMPPQSTTVEEEGIIFDNFLLVEEGNFRETAVRQHLSNHTYPARNPEQNIADFKAQIAANERGVQELRKMVLQYKLNIVQAYMSFVQANAEESVRRAIAVLKDGSFTYKMDNGAQIQVKVTIHPENRSATIDFTGTSPQLNSNFNAPKAVTQAAVLYVFRTLVDDNIPLNAGCLNPLEIIIPVGCMLNPTYPAAVVAGNVETSQTIVDTLYGALGVIAASQGTMNNFTFGNEQYQYYETICGGSGAGINFDGTDGVHSHMTNSRLTDPEVLETRYPVLLESFSLRLDSGGKGKYSGGNGVVRRIRFLEPMTANILSSHRVVPPFGLNGGEAGKVGRNWIQRQDGIEENLDSTATVEMKTGDVFVIETPGGGGFGSS encoded by the coding sequence ATGTACACAACAACTCAACCAGATCCTGTCCGCTTAGAAATATTCAAAAATCTTTATCAATTTATCGCCGAACAAATGGGAATTGTGTTACAAAACACAGCAACATCAGTGAATATCAAAGAAAGGCTGGATTTCTCCTGCGCTATTTTTGATTCATCGGGATTATTAGTAGCAAACGCTCCTCATATTCCCGTACATTTAGGCTCAATGAGTGAAAGTGTCCGCAGTTTAATTAATGATAAAGGCGACACTCTCAAACTGGGAAATGTCTATCTATCTAATAATCCCTATAACGGCGGAACCCACCTACCTGATGTCACTGCAATTACCCCAGTTTTTCTGGAAAATAGTGAAAATAATCCATACCCAATCCCCCTATTTTTTGTTGCTTCTCGTGGACACCAAGCAGATATCGGGGGAATTACTCCCGGCTCAATGCCTCCACAAAGTACCACAGTAGAAGAAGAAGGAATTATTTTTGATAATTTTCTCTTGGTTGAAGAGGGAAATTTTCGAGAAACCGCAGTCAGACAGCACCTCTCAAATCATACTTATCCTGCTCGTAACCCTGAGCAAAATATCGCTGATTTTAAAGCACAAATCGCCGCAAATGAAAGGGGAGTTCAAGAACTTCGTAAAATGGTTTTACAATATAAGCTCAATATTGTTCAAGCTTATATGAGCTTTGTGCAAGCTAATGCTGAGGAGTCGGTTAGACGTGCGATCGCAGTTCTCAAGGATGGCTCATTTACTTATAAAATGGATAACGGCGCACAAATTCAAGTTAAAGTAACCATTCACCCAGAAAACCGCAGTGCCACGATTGATTTTACTGGGACTTCTCCACAACTAAATAGTAATTTTAATGCTCCTAAAGCTGTGACTCAAGCAGCAGTTTTATATGTCTTTCGTACTTTAGTTGATGATAATATTCCTCTCAATGCTGGGTGTCTTAATCCTCTAGAAATTATTATCCCGGTTGGCTGTATGCTCAACCCAACCTATCCCGCCGCAGTAGTTGCGGGTAATGTAGAAACTTCTCAAACTATTGTTGATACTTTATACGGTGCTTTGGGTGTGATAGCTGCTTCTCAAGGAACTATGAATAATTTTACTTTTGGTAATGAGCAATACCAATATTATGAAACTATCTGCGGCGGCTCTGGAGCAGGAATTAATTTTGATGGAACTGATGGTGTTCATTCCCACATGACTAACTCCCGCTTGACCGACCCAGAAGTTTTAGAAACCCGTTATCCTGTACTTTTAGAAAGTTTTAGTCTTCGTCTTGATAGCGGTGGCAAAGGAAAATATTCAGGTGGTAATGGAGTTGTCCGCCGCATTCGATTTCTAGAACCCATGACAGCTAATATTCTCTCTAGTCATCGGGTTGTTCCTCCCTTTGGATTAAATGGTGGCGAAGCAGGAAAAGTAGGACGAAACTGGATACAACGTCAGGATGGAATTGAAGAGAATTTAGATAGTACAGCAACAGTAGAGATGAAAACTGGAGATGTTTTTGTGATAGAAACTCCTGGCGGTGGTGGATTTGGAAGTTCCTAA
- a CDS encoding GNAT family N-acetyltransferase, with amino-acid sequence MLKLSTKVIKSSLMKIRFATPDDVLLILSFVQKKSEFDRSIGAYSGVLKVTEDKIRKTIFGAVPFSYVLFAETSECVVGFALYGFRYSSFIGQPSIWLDDLYVDEDMRSQGAGAMLMNYLAQVAKDNDCTHLAWNADVRNRRGLSFYDRLGAKITEQKGNRCFLTWTPQILAV; translated from the coding sequence TTGCTAAAATTATCTACTAAAGTGATTAAAAGTAGTTTAATGAAGATTCGATTTGCTACACCTGATGACGTATTATTAATTCTTTCCTTTGTCCAAAAAAAATCTGAGTTTGATAGAAGCATTGGTGCTTATTCTGGTGTACTTAAAGTTACTGAGGATAAAATACGTAAAACAATTTTTGGAGCAGTACCTTTTTCTTACGTTTTATTTGCAGAAACTTCAGAGTGTGTGGTTGGGTTTGCTTTATATGGATTTAGATACTCCTCTTTTATAGGGCAACCGAGTATTTGGCTTGATGATTTGTACGTGGATGAAGATATGAGAAGCCAGGGAGCAGGAGCCATGTTAATGAATTATTTAGCTCAAGTTGCAAAGGATAATGACTGTACCCATCTTGCTTGGAATGCTGATGTTCGCAATAGGCGCGGACTTAGTTTTTATGATCGGCTAGGTGCAAAAATTACCGAGCAGAAAGGTAATCGCTGTTTTTTAACTTGGACACCACAAATACTTGCTGTATAA